In Bermanella sp. WJH001, the genomic stretch GACAAAAATCAACACCACACTGTAACCTAAACCGTTACCGATACCGTCTAAGAAGCTAAGACCCGGAGGGTTTTTCATAGCAAACGCTTCAGCACGACCCATTACAATACAGTTAGTAATAATTAAGCCAACAAATACAGAAAGCTGCTTACTTATTTCGTATGCATAAGCTTTGAGTATCTGGTCAACCACGATTACCAAGGATGCAATAATCGTCATCTGTACGATAATACGAATATTACCAGGGATATGATTTCGAATAAGCGCAATGGCAAAGTTCGAACAGGCTGTCACTGAGGTTAATGCGATACACATAACCAGAGTTACATTTAAACTTGTTGTTACAGCTAATGCTGAACATACACCCAGAATCTGTACTGCAATTGGGTTATTAAGCAGTAACGGCTGAGTTAAAACTTCTTTAACAGATGTTGACATGTTAAACCCCCTGCTCTTTGAAACCAGCTAAATAAGCGGCAAAACCCTGCTTACCTAACCAAAACTGCATTAAGTTTGCGACACCTTTACTTGTAAGAGTGGCACCAGACAAACCGTCAACTTGGTTGATTGCTTTTGACGATGCAGGATCAACTTTACCTTTGATCACATCAATTGCGACATCACCCGTTGAGTTATAGATTTGTTTGCCTTGCCACATAGCCTTCCAAGATGGGTTATCAATCTCACCACCCAGTCCAGGAGTTTCACCATGAGCGTAGAAGCCTAAACCAGCAATTGTTTCAGCATTACCTTCTAAAGCTACAAATCCATACATGGTAGACCATAAGCCATAACCATGAACCGGAAGAATGATACGATCAATGG encodes the following:
- a CDS encoding NADH:ubiquinone reductase (Na(+)-transporting) subunit D, encoding MSTSVKEVLTQPLLLNNPIAVQILGVCSALAVTTSLNVTLVMCIALTSVTACSNFAIALIRNHIPGNIRIIVQMTIIASLVIVVDQILKAYAYEISKQLSVFVGLIITNCIVMGRAEAFAMKNPPGLSFLDGIGNGLGYSVVLIFVAVFRELLGSGSLFGFEILPLVTNGGWYYSNGLLLLPPSAFFIIGLFIWASRSLIPAQVEEADFKIQPNTETSGAH